A stretch of DNA from Myxococcota bacterium:
GGCCACCAATATTATCAATTTACCTGCAGCAAAGAATCTCGGTTTAGTTCAGGCCGCATCCACAGTTTGCAGCACCGCGGCAAATATCCTCTGCGCAGCACAATACTAAGATCCTAATCTGTCGATCGTAAGCATAGGTCGCAGAGAATCTGTGCTTCCTTGAGCAGTGGCTTCGATATACCAATCGTTGTCATCGCTTGAATCGCATAGGGTTTGATTAATTCTAAACTGATATTCTTCTTCGCGTTTAATACGTGTGTGTATGGGTAGCCTGCTGGCAGGTGTCCACGCAATGCGTTCATGGGTGGTGTAGAAGTCTTTTAGGGCGCCTTCATAATCGAAATCGGCGATTAGTTTTGCTTCTTCGTAGTTTTTATCTGCCAAAGCTTTAACCAGGCGCTGCATGAGCGCACGTATTTCGCTGGTGAAGGCCTTTTCATCAAATATCCATAACGGCCTTTGAATGTTGATGACTTCGGCTTGTTTTGGATTGAGAAGTTCGGTCCATTCAGCGAGCAAGCTGGAGTCTGTTTGGGTGATGAGAGTTTTAAGGGCAGCGCGTAGCTCTAAGACTGGCTCGGTCTGATATTGCTCCGGGACGCTTTGGGTTAGGGTTTTGTATGTTAGTGATAGATAGCGCAGCAAGATACCTTCGCTGCGTTCTAGGCCGTAGTCTTTAATATACTCGTTGAAGGAACAAAAGCTCTCCAGCATCTCTCGGGCGATGGATTTGGGCGCAATATTCGCATCGCCCACCCAGGGATGCTTATCTTCAAAGGCATTGAAGGTGTCGTAGATAAACTCACGCAGGGGTTTTGGATGCTCGACTTTTTCCAGCTCAGCCATGCGCTCTTCGTATTCTAAACCTTCGGCGCGCATCTCGGCCATTTTCAGGTTTTTAAGTTTATCGACTTGCCGCATCAAGATTACTTTGGGGCTTTCAACGATGGATTCTACCAAGCTTAAGACGTTCAGGGCATACTCAGGATCTTCGGGCTCAAGCAGGCTGAGTGCGTGAACCAGATACAGTGCGAGCGTGTGGTGCAGTGAGAAATCTTTTTGAAGCGTTTCGTTGACCATGAGTCTCAGGCCGGAGGTTCTGTTGCGGACTTTGGAAACCAGGCCAGCGTGGACTAGGGATTTCAGAAGCTGAGCGGCTGTTTTGCGTTGCTTGGACTTGGCTTTGGGTGTCTCATGATTTTTGTCGATTAGACGGACGAGTTCTTTATAGCCGGGGTTCGCGTTGCCGGTGTGCGCCTGCAACAGAATCATAATCATGCCGTGGGTGACTCTAAACTGTGAGACCAATGGCTCTGGGGGTTGGTCGATCAGGCGCTTAAAAGTTTTGTCGTCCCAGTGGATGTAGTTCATGGTGGGCGCTGGCTTTTTGACGATCTTTTTCTTGAGCTTGGGATCTGCCCCAAAGCGGCTTTCTTGGCGTTTGTTTTCGATAACATGTTCGGGTGCCTGGCAAACCACGCTGCCGGCCTCATCAAAACCTTTGCGCCCTGCTCTGCCAGCAATCTGCTTGAAATCACGGACGCTTAGAATACCAACTTTTTCGCCGTCGAATTTGCAGAGCTTGGTAAATAGCACCGTTCGAATGGGGATGTTGACACCCACACCCAAAGTGTCAGTGCCCATGATGATTTTTAACAGGCCCGTTTGAGCGAGCTTTTCAACCAACAGGCGATATTTAGGCAAGAGGCCAGCATGGTGGAGGCCGATACCGTGCGATAGAAATCGACGAATTTCTTTGCCGAAGGGCGTATCAAAGCGAAAGCCTTCGAAATAGGTTTCGATTTTCTTTTTCTCTTCTTTGGTGGAGATGTTCACGCTCATGGCGTTTTGCGCTTGCTCGCCGCATTCACGTTGCGTGAAATTCACAACATAAACCGGGTATTTCCCCGATGAAACGAGACCAGCCAAAGTTTCGTGCATGGGCGATTCAGAATAGGTGTAGTCCAGTGGCACCGGGCGGTCATTGCTAGAGACGACGGCTGCGGTTTTGCCGGTCAGATCTTCCAAAACGCTTTTGACAAAGCTGGTATCGCCTAAAGTTGCGGACATCAGCAAAAAAGTCGATTTAGACATGGTCAGCAAGGGGATTTGCCAAGCAATACCTCGTTCCTTGTCCGAGTAATAATGAAACTCATCCATGATGACATAGTCAACATCTGCATCGGCGCTCATGCGTAGGGCGAGATTTGATAAGATCTCAGCTGTGCAACATATAATGGGTGCATCTTGGTTAACGGAAGCATCGCCGGTCATCATGCCGACATTTTCGGCGCCTAATTCTTCACATAAGGAAAAAAACTTTTCGCTCACCAGGGCTTTGATCGGGCAGGTGTAGAAAGAACGCTTGCCTTCTTCTAAGGCTTTCATGTGCATGGCCAGTGCGACCATGGATTTCCCGGAGCCTGTGGGCGTATTTAAAATGACATGATTGCCCGCCATAATCTCTAATATGGCTTCTTCTTGCGCGGGATAAAGCTCCAGATTTTTGGCGCTGATTTTATTAAAGAATCGATCCACCCTACTTCCCCTTCCTTCAAAACTAGCGTAGCCAGGGCTCTCATGTTTTGCCGTTTTGCTTTATTCTCAATTACCCTCTTAAGCTGTTTGCACGCTGAAGTCATTGACCGAGTGGTGGCAATTGTTAAAGGCGAGCCCATTCTGCAAAGCGATTTGAAGAAAAATCAAACACTCGACGATTTAATCGATGCCGAGCTGATCGAGCAGGAAGCTAAAAAACTCGGCCTCCTGCCTTCTGAATCAGAGCTGTCTCAAGCGAGCGAAAATGTTCGCAAACAAAATAGACTCACGCCACTCGCTTTTGAGGAAGCACTCAAATCTCAAGGCATGACAATAGCCAGCTATCGTGCCCAAATGCGCCAACAGATAATTAAATCAAGAATTATCCAAAATAAAATAAAAAGCCGTATTACGCCCACCACTCAAACTAGCTTTCAGGTAGAAGCCGAACAAGCAATCTTCGCCAGCAAAAAAGATGCCGAAGCTGCCATTCGAGCTAAAAAAATTGATTTCAAAAGCATTGGGACTGTATCTAAAGATGATTTACTTCCCGATATTGCGAAAGTGGTATTTTCTTTGAAAGAAGGCGAAACATCGAGGCCACTCGAGTCACCTCAAGGATTTCGTGTTTTTAAGGTCACGAAAAGAGTCGAAATCCCTCTTGAGAAAGTTGATAAGCAGCGCTACGAACAAGAAATCGAAAACGCCTATAAGCGTTATGTGACAGAATTACGGGCATCCGCCTATATTGAGAGAAAGTGAGTCGATATGAGAGTAGCACTCTTTTTTGATGGAAAGAATTTTTACTCTGGCTGGCGCGAAGCGGCCCGAGGTCGACGCATCGACTTTGCGAAACTCTCTGAATGGCTGGTGACCAAAGCCAAGGGCACCTCACTGTGGGGCGCGTACTACTACACCGCCATCGATGAAGTTGGTTCCGCTCAAAGCGACACCCAACATAAGCTTTCAGGCTTTTTAGAGATGCTGGAAACCCAGCCTGGATTTTTCGTTAATACTTTTAAACGCAAATCTGGCTCGTTAAGCTGCGCAGAATGCAGCACTGAAAATCGCTACCTGGTTGAAAAAGAAGTGGATACAACCATGGTTGCCCACATGATTAAGCTGGCTGCCACAGATTCGTATGACGTGCTGGTGCTGCTATCTGGCGATGCCGACTATGCGCCGGCGTTAGAGGCCGTGCGCGCCCTTGGCAAACAAGCTTATATCGCCAGCTGGGGCGGCACAGGCGTCAGCAAACGCATTCGGCAAGTTGCTTTCGATCATATTGATATGCTGAACGGCATTTCATCCTTTGAAAGAGAAGTGACCGACGAAGATATTTACGGCGAAGATCTGCATTTGGACGAGCCAATGACGCCTATTGCAGAAATCACGGGTGATGAAGGCATGGATGCGTTTTTAGCTGAGCTGGAACAAGCGCAAAGCAAGTTCAGTGGTGGCTATGTTGGCCTGGGGTATTTTCTGACACGTTGGCGCTCAACACATTTGGATACAACGCCAGATGTACGTAGGCGCGTGCTGGATAAGCTTTTGGCTGAAGGGTTTGTAGAAACATACAATGCGCCTGATGGTGCGTTGGCCATTAGATTGTCGGACAGAAGCACTGAGGCAGTTTAAACTGCCAGTCCCGCTTCCCAAAACATCAAAAAAGGCTATAACCACCCTCTCTTATGGTTAAAGCTATATTACTACTGGGACTTGTGTCCCTTTCTGCTTTTGGGCAATCAACAGACCCACTAATCGATCGCGTTGAGCAATTAGAAGATAAAATCAATTCGCCTCAGCAGCGTCCCAACCTCTTTAATCCTGGCATCACGGCATTTGGCAACATGCTAACTTGCGCCGGGCAAAATTGTGGCAGCATTTTCCAGCTGCGAGAAGTAGAACTAGACGTGCGCGGCAGCATCGATCCTTGGGCAGATGGCGTTATCATTATCGCAGTCGAAGGGCACGATGGCCATTTCCATGTTGACGTTGAGGAAGGCTATGCCGTTCTCAAAAAGCTTCCGATTTTGGACGACGCACCTTGGGGCTTAACGCTTAAGGCCGGCCGCTATTTGCAACCTTTTGGACGCTTTAATCAGATCCATTTACATGACCTGCCACAGATTAATCAGCCCTTGGTGATTAAAGCTTTCTTAGACGACCATGCCTTCTCGCGTGTTGGTTTTTCTGGCGAGTTTTTCATTCCAACCCCAGGTGAAAACAACTCGCTTCGCTTGAATCTCAATCTGATAAACGGCGGCGGTTTGGCATTTATCAACGTTCCCAACCCTAAATACCCTGCGGGGCTTGGTCACCTGTCCTGGTTTTGGGATTTGGCGGCAGAGCACGACCTGGAAGTCGGGCTTTCGGCTTACGTGGAACACAATCCAGCGAACCCCAATCCCATACAACTTTACGGCACAGATATTAACTATAAGTGGCGACCTTATCATTTAGGCGATAAGAAATCTTTTTTATTGGGCGGAGAGCTGTTTGTGGCCAATGGCTTTAAAGGCTTAAACAATCGCTGGCCTCTAGGTTTTTTTGTCTGGAGTCAATATCAACTTAACCAGTGGTTCTATCCTAGCGTTCGTTACAGTTACGCGCAGGGCGTCAAAAACGAGTTACTTCAAGCTGCTGGCGTTTATCTAACCTACTACACCACCGAATTTCTGCGTCTGCGAGCTGGTTACGAATATGATATTGGCAAAAACCAAAATCAGTTTTTGTTTGAGCTAAACTTTGTTCTAGGCTCCCATCCTGTCGAGCCATACTGGGTGAACCGATGATTTACTTAAAGTCTTTTATTCTTTTGGGCCTGTCACTTAATCTTTGGGCAGCACCCATCAAAATCGTAACCACCCTGCCCGTTTTGAAAAACATCACCGAAGAAATCGGTGGCGACAAAGTGTCTGTGCAGAGCTTAGCGGATCCAGGCCAGGATGCTCACTTTGTGCAACCTAAGCCGACCTTCATGAAGAAATTGCGTGAAGCGAAAATGTTCATCGAAGTGGGTCTCGATTTAGAACTTTGGGGCCAAAAAATTGTCGACAGCGCTGGCAACCCAAATGTTCAAAGAGGAAAGCCGGGCCGCGTGTTTGCCTCAGCCGGGGTTTCAACTTTGGAAACGCCAGCTATTCTCTCCCGTGAATACGGCGATGTACATCCTTACGGAAACCCTCACATCTGGCTAGATCCAGTCCTGGTCAAAAAGATGGCCAAGAATATCTGCAATGGCTTAGTCGCGGTCGATTTACCGAACAAAGCTTTCTACGAAGCCAATCTCAAAATCTTCGAAAGCAAAATCGACAAAGCTTTGGTTATTTGGGAGAAAAAAGCCAAAAGCATCGCTCAGAAAAAGCTGGTGACCTACCATCGCAGCTGGAGCTATTTTGCGAGGCGATTTGGCTTTGATGTCTTGGAACAAATCGAAGTAAAGCCAGGCATCCCGCCGACTCCTAAACACCGAGATGAAATCATGGCGCTGATTAAAGATGCCGGCGTTAAGACCATTTTGATGGAACTTTATTACGACAAGACGGCGCCTGAATACATCGCCAAGCGCACTGGCGTTAAGATTGTTCAAGTTCCTATTGACGTGGGTGCGATTCCTGAAGCAATGGATTACTTTTCTTTAATCACATACATTCTGGATAAACTTGCTGCCTAAAGTACAAATTTACGCAGACGGCTCCTGTCTGAAAAATCCTGGCCCCGGGGGCTGGGCTGCACTTTTGGTCATGGGCAACAAAGAAAAGCTCGTCTCCGGCGGCCTTACGCATTCGACCAACAACCAAATGGAACTACAAGCTGCCACTGAAGGCCTCAAAGCCCTAAAGCGCCCCTGCCAAGTAGAGCTCTACTCTGACAGTCAATATGTCATCAAAGGCATGAAGCTCTGGGTGCACAACTGGCTTAAAAACAATTGGAAAACAGCGGCCAAAAAGCCGGTGGAAAACCAAGAATTCTGGCAAAAGCTCGTTGAAGCCGCCAAAGATCACGACATTACGTGGCACTGGGTTAAAGGTCATGCTGGTCATCCTGAAAACGAGCGCGTCGATGAAGCCGCTCGCACTCAAGCGACGAAGTTTCTTACCAACGGCCTTTAAGAAGCTGCAGCTCAGCCAAAGTCGTCACCCCAGTCCAATCCGCGGTCCAGCGATAATCTCTGGTATCTGCCAAATTTACGCGCCGCATCATCTGCGCGGTCTTTTCGTTCCAATAAAACAAAGGCGCAATGTCTACACGCCCAGCCAGGCCCTGGTCATCTGCATGCGGAATCAGGCGCAGCGCTTTAGCTGAACTCACCACTTCCTGTGCGCGATAAGCCATATTAATTTCGTTCACCGAGGTTTGCAGTGCCTCTTCCATGATGCGTTTGTTCATTCGATTAGCCGGCTCAAGATGTCGCCCGTCACCAAAAGCGACCCATTTATCGCCTCGTTCATTGTGCACATGAAGGCCATCGGCGCCATCTTCATTATGCATAAAACCAGCTAACAACGAACCTACGGTCGATGGATACACCTCGTTGGCCAACTCAATGCGGGGTACGCGAATGTGGCCCGAAGCAAAGCGATCGCTCAAAAAGTGGCAAGCGAAAGCTTCCATGGCGAGGGCAAGTTCGAGCCCAGCCTGGTCACTGGTTTTACCAGCTTGAACAGCGTGATTCACAGCTAAACGATGGCCTATTTGATAGGTCGTTACTGAGTCATGACCGAAATGATCATAATTTTTTTCAGCCAGCTGCAAAAATCTGCCAGGCATGGTCCACCACAACACCCCGCAACCACCCCCGGTTAAGCAGTTCCAATTTTTCACCCTTTCTTTGCCGCCCTTATCAAACACTTCCGCAACCGGAAAGCCCGCTTCTATTTGAGGCAGCAACTTATCTAGATTCTCGTGCAGCGCGTGCACAATCTGCTTCACTTCGCCCACTGCATGCCCGGAACTCGCAAACAAATTAAATGCCGATAGAAAGCGGCCTTCTTTTTCTTTTTGATTCGCGCCTTCAGAAATAGGTGAGCCGACAATGCCGTAAAAATCACCCATGGAGACAATCTCTCCAAAGCTGAGCTTTAGGCCATTAGGCAAAGACAGCTTTTCAAGGCCGTCCGGCAGCGACACCTCATCTCCAACCAATGTATGTTCAGAGGCTTCAAACAGTAAGCGAAATTCCCCCGCTTGTGAGCCCAACGAGAATGCCATAACCAGGCTAAGAATATTTTTCAGCATGGTTAACTTATCTTCGAGGCCTCAAAAATGGCGATTTATTTCATTGGCGTAGGCACCTCGCACCCAAACGGTGCCCATTATATAGATGCAGCTTTCAAAGCACTTCAGCAGCACCCAAAGCTTCATATGCTGGCGCAAAGCCCAAACTATCCCAATCCAGCCTTTGGGGGGCAAACCTTATTTTCCTTTATAAACGCTGCCTTTAA
This window harbors:
- a CDS encoding DUF3516 domain-containing protein, whose protein sequence is MDRFFNKISAKNLELYPAQEEAILEIMAGNHVILNTPTGSGKSMVALAMHMKALEEGKRSFYTCPIKALVSEKFFSLCEELGAENVGMMTGDASVNQDAPIICCTAEILSNLALRMSADADVDYVIMDEFHYYSDKERGIAWQIPLLTMSKSTFLLMSATLGDTSFVKSVLEDLTGKTAAVVSSNDRPVPLDYTYSESPMHETLAGLVSSGKYPVYVVNFTQRECGEQAQNAMSVNISTKEEKKKIETYFEGFRFDTPFGKEIRRFLSHGIGLHHAGLLPKYRLLVEKLAQTGLLKIIMGTDTLGVGVNIPIRTVLFTKLCKFDGEKVGILSVRDFKQIAGRAGRKGFDEAGSVVCQAPEHVIENKRQESRFGADPKLKKKIVKKPAPTMNYIHWDDKTFKRLIDQPPEPLVSQFRVTHGMIMILLQAHTGNANPGYKELVRLIDKNHETPKAKSKQRKTAAQLLKSLVHAGLVSKVRNRTSGLRLMVNETLQKDFSLHHTLALYLVHALSLLEPEDPEYALNVLSLVESIVESPKVILMRQVDKLKNLKMAEMRAEGLEYEERMAELEKVEHPKPLREFIYDTFNAFEDKHPWVGDANIAPKSIAREMLESFCSFNEYIKDYGLERSEGILLRYLSLTYKTLTQSVPEQYQTEPVLELRAALKTLITQTDSSLLAEWTELLNPKQAEVINIQRPLWIFDEKAFTSEIRALMQRLVKALADKNYEEAKLIADFDYEGALKDFYTTHERIAWTPASRLPIHTRIKREEEYQFRINQTLCDSSDDNDWYIEATAQGSTDSLRPMLTIDRLGS
- a CDS encoding SurA N-terminal domain-containing protein, with the translated sequence MFCRFALFSITLLSCLHAEVIDRVVAIVKGEPILQSDLKKNQTLDDLIDAELIEQEAKKLGLLPSESELSQASENVRKQNRLTPLAFEEALKSQGMTIASYRAQMRQQIIKSRIIQNKIKSRITPTTQTSFQVEAEQAIFASKKDAEAAIRAKKIDFKSIGTVSKDDLLPDIAKVVFSLKEGETSRPLESPQGFRVFKVTKRVEIPLEKVDKQRYEQEIENAYKRYVTELRASAYIERK
- a CDS encoding NYN domain-containing protein; the encoded protein is MRVALFFDGKNFYSGWREAARGRRIDFAKLSEWLVTKAKGTSLWGAYYYTAIDEVGSAQSDTQHKLSGFLEMLETQPGFFVNTFKRKSGSLSCAECSTENRYLVEKEVDTTMVAHMIKLAATDSYDVLVLLSGDADYAPALEAVRALGKQAYIASWGGTGVSKRIRQVAFDHIDMLNGISSFEREVTDEDIYGEDLHLDEPMTPIAEITGDEGMDAFLAELEQAQSKFSGGYVGLGYFLTRWRSTHLDTTPDVRRRVLDKLLAEGFVETYNAPDGALAIRLSDRSTEAV
- a CDS encoding metal ABC transporter substrate-binding protein; this translates as MIYLKSFILLGLSLNLWAAPIKIVTTLPVLKNITEEIGGDKVSVQSLADPGQDAHFVQPKPTFMKKLREAKMFIEVGLDLELWGQKIVDSAGNPNVQRGKPGRVFASAGVSTLETPAILSREYGDVHPYGNPHIWLDPVLVKKMAKNICNGLVAVDLPNKAFYEANLKIFESKIDKALVIWEKKAKSIAQKKLVTYHRSWSYFARRFGFDVLEQIEVKPGIPPTPKHRDEIMALIKDAGVKTILMELYYDKTAPEYIAKRTGVKIVQVPIDVGAIPEAMDYFSLITYILDKLAA
- the rnhA gene encoding ribonuclease HI; this translates as MNLLPKVQIYADGSCLKNPGPGGWAALLVMGNKEKLVSGGLTHSTNNQMELQAATEGLKALKRPCQVELYSDSQYVIKGMKLWVHNWLKNNWKTAAKKPVENQEFWQKLVEAAKDHDITWHWVKGHAGHPENERVDEAARTQATKFLTNGL
- a CDS encoding phospholipase, whose translation is MLKNILSLVMAFSLGSQAGEFRLLFEASEHTLVGDEVSLPDGLEKLSLPNGLKLSFGEIVSMGDFYGIVGSPISEGANQKEKEGRFLSAFNLFASSGHAVGEVKQIVHALHENLDKLLPQIEAGFPVAEVFDKGGKERVKNWNCLTGGGCGVLWWTMPGRFLQLAEKNYDHFGHDSVTTYQIGHRLAVNHAVQAGKTSDQAGLELALAMEAFACHFLSDRFASGHIRVPRIELANEVYPSTVGSLLAGFMHNEDGADGLHVHNERGDKWVAFGDGRHLEPANRMNKRIMEEALQTSVNEINMAYRAQEVVSSAKALRLIPHADDQGLAGRVDIAPLFYWNEKTAQMMRRVNLADTRDYRWTADWTGVTTLAELQLLKGRW